The following proteins come from a genomic window of Aspergillus luchuensis IFO 4308 DNA, chromosome 3, nearly complete sequence:
- a CDS encoding uncharacterized protein (COG:S;~EggNog:ENOG410PT1N;~TransMembrane:7 (o24-47i59-80o108-126i138-159o179-207i219-241o253-272i)), protein MSGPYVPPGQSPPFQVVDDLHHGAWIIITGALGLVVSLVSFFIRLYVRIALHPPFAFDDYLLLGATIVATVQAALLFNAVSHGFGTSIHLLEQDQVDKIQTLITVSDILYLITVYISKCCVCGIYLRLTPQKWHNRASIATLALCTAWVIPAVFIIAVNCELNRPWKGSGGQCVNLSKRWQFIVALDIATELIIFGLAVFLLWGLFMPLKRKLTIGFAFMFRLPLIIFSVFHIYTILLLVHSPDPTLAVVTPIIWAQVELNYALVACSIFCLRPFMAAVSTNYGTAGDSNLESTSGVSQSWKVDSSKAGSGRQTYMNHGERRSWRVSRRLDGGHQAGPVAEPDIELVEMDGQRSVGSDGGSARMMIRKDVEYTIVYDRHFDLSMSGANWR, encoded by the exons ATGAGCGGCCCGTATGTCCCGCCGGGACAATCCCCCCCTTTTCAAGTGGTAGATGATTTGCATCATGGAGCTTGGATTATCATCACTGGGGCTTTGGGTTTGGTCGTATCTCTCGTTAGCTTCTTTATCAGATTGTATGTGCGAATTGCTCTCCATCCGCCGTTTGCATTTGATGattatcttctccttggagCGACG ATAGTAGCAACCGTGCAAGCAGCACTCCTCTTTAACGCCGTGTCACATGGTTTCGGGACATCAATTCACCTTCTGGAACAGGATCAGGTGGATAAAATCCAAACA CTCATCACAGTCAGCGACATCCTCTACCTCATTACCGTCTACATCTCTAAATGCTGCGTCTGCGGCATCTACCTTCGTCTAACGCCCCAGAAATGGCATAACCGAGCCTCCATAGCCACTCTCGCTCTATGCACGGCATGGGTCATACCGGCCGTTTTCATCATCGCGGTGAACTGCGAATTGAATCGCCCCTGGAAGGGTTCTGGAGGGCAATGTGTGAATCTG TCCAAACGCTGGCAATTCATCGTCGCATTAGACATAGCGACAGAATTGATCATCTTCGGGCTAGCCGTGTTCCTACTCTGGGGACTATTCATGCCTCTCAAGCGCAAGCTGACTATCGGATTTGCGTTCATGTTTCGGCTTCC CTTGATaatcttctccgtcttccacATCTACACCATCCTACTCCTCGTCCACTCCCCCGATCCCACACTAGCCGTCGTCACACCCATCATCTGGGCCCAGGTCGAACTCAATTACGCTCTCGTGGCATGCAGTATCTTCTGTCTGCGGCCGTTCATGGCGGCAGTGAGCACTAATTACGGGACGGCGGGTGATTCGAATCTCGAGAGTACGAGTGGAGTGTCGCAGTCGTGGAAGGTCGATTCGTCTAAAGCGGGGTCTGGAAGACAGACTTATATGAATCATGGGGAGAGGAGATCGTGGAGGGTATCGAGGAGGTTGGATGGTGGGCATCAGGCAGGTCCTGTGGCTGAACCTGATATTGAGCTTGTTGAGATGGATGGGCAGCGCAGTGTTGGAAGTGATGGTGGGAGTGcaaggatgatgattcgGAAGGATGTGGAGTATACGATTGTGTATGATAGGCATTTTGATTTGAGCATGTCTGGTGCTAATTggaggtag
- a CDS encoding glycoside hydrolase family 47 protein (CAZy:GH47;~COG:G;~EggNog:ENOG410PG1N;~InterPro:IPR036026,IPR012341,IPR001382;~PFAM:PF01532;~SECRETED:SignalP(1-30);~go_component: GO:0016020 - membrane [Evidence IEA];~go_function: GO:0004571 - mannosyl-oligosaccharide 1,2-alpha-mannosidase activity [Evidence IEA];~go_function: GO:0005509 - calcium ion binding [Evidence IEA];~go_process: GO:0005975 - carbohydrate metabolic process [Evidence IEA]) yields the protein MARRSYLLPTIILLCITYALFSSLPPGAKPHYHHHFRNPYDPPPHKEGRIRWRKHAEQYPISDYIPLPSTAPSAIPRIQYKFSTESWFARWGRVKRQRAVKKAFQHAWKGYRNNAWLEDELSPLTGGHRETFAGWAATLVDSLDTLVIMGLTEEFEEAVKALEYIDFTTTSAIQINVFETNIRYLGGLLGAYDLTQGKYPILLKKAVEIADMIYGSFDTRNRMPQSRWEWTRSADGLSIEPGRNTILAELGSLNLEFTRLSQLTKDPKYFDAIQRITDFLEDTQETTDVPGMWPMMVNAKDLEFADPRFTIGGMADSTYEYLPKEHMLLGGQTSQYRRMYNSFMKALKSRLLFRPMTEDGRDILFAGNLRVTGSSSRNNLEPQWEHLKCYLGGTVGIGSKVFDRPEELAVARKLVDGCIWAYDIMPTGIMPEILHLTVCKDDDNCQLPQSSQPTSTSKDGKKLPPGVADIPDPKYLLRPEAIESVFIMYRITGDRSLQDAAWRMFQNIDKMTRTSFGHAAISDVRDPESPQMDYMESFWLAETLKYFYLIFSEPDLVNLDEYVLNTEAHPFKRPTASST from the exons ATGGCGCGACGGAGCTACCTCCTACCCACCATCATTCTCCTATGCATCACATACGCTCTTTTTTCGAGTCTACCGCCCGGTGCGAAGCCACATTACCACCATCATTTCAGAAATCCATACGACCCTCCCCCGCATAAAGAGGGTAGGATCCGTTGGCGGAAGCATGCCGAGCAGTACCCAATCTCCGATTAtatccctcttccttcgacTGCGCCATCTGCTATTCCACGAATTCAGTACAAGTTCTCCACGGAGTCGTGGTTTGCACGATGGGGACGGGTGAAAAGGCAGCGTGCGGTCAAGAAAGCATTTCAGCACGCGTGGAAAGGGTACAGGAACAATGCCTGGCTGGAAGACGAGCTCTCTCCCCTCACTGGTGGCCACCGCGAGACCTTTGCAGGCTGGGCGGCTACCTTGGTGGATTCCCTAGATACTCTCGTTATTATGGGACTCACTGAGGAGTTTGAGGAGGCCGTGAAAGCGCTTGAGTACATCGACTTCACTACCACCAGCGCCATTCAGATTAATGTCTTCGAGACTAACATTCGGTACTTGGGCGGGCTTCTTGGTGCCTACGACTTGACCCAGGGTAAATATCCGATTCTCCTAAAGAAGGCAGTGGAAATTGCGGACATGATTTATGGATCGTTTGACACTCGCAACCGAATGCCGCAATCGAGGTGGGAATGGACCAG ATCTGCGGATGGTCTGAGCATCGAGCCGGGCCGAAACACCATACTTGCTGAACTCGGGTCATTGAACCTAGAATTTACGCGACTCTCTCAACTGACAAAGGACCCTAAATACTTTGATGCTATCCAGAGGATAACGGATTTTCTCGAGGATACTCAGGAGACAACCGATGTACCTGGGATGTGGCCCATGATGGTCAATGCTAAGGACTTGGAATTTGCTGACCCCCGATTCACCATCGGAGGAATGGCTGACTCGACATATGAGTACCTCCCGAAAGAGCATATGCTTCTGGGAGGGCAGACCAGTCAGTACCGTAGAATGTACAACTCCTTCATGAAGGCGTTGAAGAGCCGCCTGCTTTTCCGCCCGATGACTGAAGACGGCCGAGATATCCTCTTTGCTGGGAACCTCCGCGTTACTGGATCTTCAAGCCGAAATAACCTAGAGCCCCAGTGGGAGCATCTGAAATGCTATCTCGGAGGTACTGTCGGCATAGGGTCCAAGGTGTTCGACCGACCCGAAGAGTTGGCTGTCGCGCGGAAGTTGGTCGATGGGTGCATTTGGGCCTATGATATCATGCCGACCGGGATCATGCCAGAGATCTTGCATCTTACAGTGTGTAAGGACGATGATAATTGCCAGCTGCCTCAAAGCTCTCAGCCCACCAGCACCTCAAAGGATGGCAAGAAGTTGCCGCCAGGCGTGGCCGATATTCCTGACCCCAAGTATCTACTGCG ACCCGAAGCTATCGAGTCGGTTTTTATCATGTACCGTATAACGGGGGACCGGTCTCTGCAGGATGCGGCGTGGAGGATGTTCCAAAATATTGACAAGATGACGCGAACCTCGTTTGGACACGCAGCCATTTCCGATGTTCGGGACCCCGAGTCGCCGCAGATGGACTACATGGAGAGTTTCTGGCTGGCAGAGACTCTAAAATACTTTTACCTTATATTTTCCGAGCCGGACCTCGTGAACCTGGACGAATATGTGTT GAATACGGAAGCACACCCTTTCAAGCGTCCAACTGCTTCGAGTACATAA